One segment of Ureibacillus thermophilus DNA contains the following:
- a CDS encoding pyridoxamine 5'-phosphate oxidase family protein: MAKTDREIAEKILNDNLVGTMATIEGNKPHTRYMTFYNDNLTLYTVTSKDTHKVEELSNNPYVHILIGYDGKGFGDAYLEIEGKAEASSDEGMKEKVWNKVLKFWFDGPDDPNMVVIKIVPSQIRIMNSKGKEPKVIQL; this comes from the coding sequence ATGGCAAAAACCGATCGAGAAATCGCAGAGAAAATTTTGAATGACAATTTAGTAGGTACGATGGCAACAATTGAAGGCAATAAACCCCATACTCGCTATATGACCTTTTACAACGATAACTTAACTTTGTATACGGTCACAAGCAAAGATACCCATAAGGTAGAAGAGCTTTCCAATAATCCATATGTTCACATTTTGATAGGATATGATGGAAAAGGATTTGGTGATGCCTATTTGGAAATTGAGGGAAAAGCGGAAGCGTCTTCTGATGAGGGAATGAAGGAAAAAGTATGGAATAAGGTATTAAAATTTTGGTTTGATGGCCCAGATGACCCGAACATGGTGGTGATAAAAATTGTTCCTTCCCAAATCCGGATTATGAATTCGAAAGGAAAAGAACCAAAAGTTATTCAATTATAA
- a CDS encoding Nif3-like dinuclear metal center hexameric protein: protein MKKANGNEIIQLFESWVPKKLACMENDPIGLAIGTLNKEVTKVLVTLDVNEEVADEAIEKGCQLIIAHHPPIFRKLSNLRTDTPSGKLYEMLIKNDIAVYAAHTNLDVAEGGVNDLLADALELENREILEKTYSEHLMKLAVFVPVDHAEELRYVLAKAGAGKIGNYDSCSYSTAGTGRFRPLEGANPYIGDVGEIESTEEEKIEVVFPTSMKNRILKAMLNAHPYEEPAYDLYTLAQETNEYGIGRIGTLKETMTLRQFAEYVKERLNVPMVRIVGKENETVSKVAVLGGDGNKYIHIAKRAGADVFVTGDMYFHVAQDAQAIGLNIVDPGHHVEKVMIKGVKEKMTALCDGKLDVEFIESEVNTEPFIFI, encoded by the coding sequence ATGAAGAAAGCAAATGGGAACGAAATCATTCAGCTGTTTGAAAGTTGGGTGCCGAAAAAATTGGCTTGCATGGAAAATGACCCAATCGGTCTTGCAATCGGCACGTTGAATAAAGAAGTGACAAAGGTATTAGTAACGCTTGATGTAAATGAAGAGGTAGCCGATGAAGCCATTGAAAAAGGGTGCCAGCTCATCATAGCCCATCATCCGCCCATTTTCCGCAAATTATCTAATTTAAGAACGGACACACCTAGCGGGAAACTTTACGAAATGCTTATAAAAAATGATATTGCTGTGTATGCCGCCCATACGAACTTGGATGTGGCGGAAGGCGGTGTCAATGATTTGCTTGCGGATGCATTGGAACTGGAAAACCGTGAAATTTTAGAAAAAACCTACTCCGAACATTTAATGAAACTTGCGGTGTTTGTGCCGGTTGACCATGCAGAGGAGCTTCGCTATGTTCTTGCAAAAGCAGGCGCTGGAAAAATCGGCAATTATGATTCCTGCAGCTATTCAACAGCCGGTACAGGGCGTTTCCGACCGTTAGAGGGGGCGAATCCATACATTGGAGATGTGGGTGAGATTGAATCAACAGAGGAAGAAAAAATCGAAGTAGTTTTTCCAACATCCATGAAAAATAGAATTTTAAAAGCCATGTTGAATGCCCATCCATATGAAGAGCCTGCTTATGACCTTTATACATTGGCCCAGGAAACAAATGAATACGGCATTGGGCGCATCGGCACGTTGAAAGAGACAATGACATTGCGGCAATTTGCGGAGTATGTAAAAGAGCGATTAAATGTTCCAATGGTGCGCATTGTAGGTAAAGAAAATGAAACGGTATCCAAAGTTGCAGTGCTTGGAGGAGACGGAAATAAATATATCCATATTGCAAAAAGAGCCGGAGCGGATGTGTTTGTAACGGGAGATATGTATTTCCATGTGGCTCAAGATGCCCAAGCCATAGGATTAAATATTGTGGATCCTGGCCATCATGTGGAAAAAGTGATGATCAAAGGGGTAAAAGAAAAAATGACCGCCCTTTGTGATGGAAAACTAGATGTGGAGTTTATCGAATCTGAAGTGAATACAGAACCGTTTATTTTTATTTAA
- a CDS encoding EAL domain-containing protein, producing the protein MLDTKLSKDNLFFWLCRIGEQFKTTFLILDSVNHHILFANKAFTRLTGYIADEVKNKPIESIIQFSQKNHLKRKELCRRKDGSTLWIEVMNQPFYDDEGKHAYDVVIFFEVEYQSISIEKEKTEILKSIDPISGLTDYNYFINQLQERIGQNVSGFILLIEPANYIQIIHLFDNAQLSLLQKEIERRIRRELYDIEIIISTTSETSLIVFGICLEDQIEYYTKKLLEIRNHAFNINHMELFLSFNIGVVSLSYFTGNIHELIHFADIALNVAKKSPGDSVVSYKEEYGLEIEKSMELQIELIRAIQNKEISVYLQPKVKIETGEVVGFEALARWYSELLGNVSPAVFIEVAESLGQIKELDTLVIEQVLQWLKMRKEKNLCLYQVAVNISPSHFYTPTFVEDLIALIEKYEIDPKYLKLEITESICLVDVDRASAILKQLQNYGFENSVDDFGIGFSSLSYLMNLPISEIKIARNFINKVDDNKGRIILQSIIQLAKNMGLHTVVEGVETQEQLQLIHKMDCSTAQGFYFYKPMPIEKVDELIK; encoded by the coding sequence TTGTTAGATACAAAATTAAGTAAGGATAATTTATTTTTTTGGCTCTGTCGAATCGGCGAACAATTTAAAACCACTTTTCTAATTCTAGATTCTGTTAATCACCATATTTTATTTGCCAATAAAGCATTTACGAGATTAACAGGATACATAGCAGATGAAGTGAAAAATAAACCGATTGAATCGATCATTCAGTTCAGCCAAAAAAACCATTTAAAGAGAAAAGAATTGTGTAGAAGGAAAGACGGAAGCACCCTATGGATTGAAGTCATGAATCAACCTTTTTATGATGATGAGGGCAAACATGCTTATGATGTTGTTATTTTCTTTGAAGTGGAATATCAAAGTATTTCTATAGAAAAAGAAAAAACAGAAATTTTAAAATCGATTGATCCAATTTCTGGATTAACCGATTACAATTATTTTATCAATCAATTGCAAGAGCGCATAGGGCAAAATGTTTCTGGATTTATTTTGCTAATTGAACCGGCAAATTATATTCAAATCATCCATCTTTTTGACAATGCCCAACTGTCTTTATTGCAAAAGGAAATTGAAAGAAGAATCCGCAGGGAATTATATGATATTGAAATCATTATTTCAACGACATCCGAAACTTCTTTGATTGTTTTTGGCATTTGCCTTGAGGATCAAATTGAATATTATACAAAGAAATTGTTAGAAATTAGAAATCATGCGTTTAATATTAACCATATGGAATTATTCCTTTCTTTTAATATTGGGGTCGTTTCATTAAGCTATTTCACAGGGAATATCCATGAATTAATCCATTTTGCCGATATTGCCCTAAATGTAGCAAAAAAATCTCCTGGCGATTCAGTCGTTTCGTATAAAGAGGAATATGGACTGGAAATCGAAAAATCGATGGAGCTCCAAATTGAATTGATTCGTGCAATTCAGAATAAAGAAATTTCCGTTTATCTTCAGCCAAAAGTGAAAATTGAAACTGGCGAAGTGGTAGGGTTTGAAGCCCTTGCGAGATGGTATTCCGAACTTTTAGGAAATGTATCGCCTGCTGTATTTATCGAAGTAGCAGAATCTCTAGGGCAAATCAAAGAACTTGATACGCTCGTCATTGAGCAAGTTCTCCAATGGCTGAAAATGAGAAAAGAGAAAAACTTATGTTTATACCAAGTGGCGGTAAATATTTCGCCATCGCACTTTTACACGCCAACTTTTGTCGAAGATTTAATCGCTTTAATTGAAAAATACGAAATCGATCCTAAATATTTAAAATTGGAAATTACTGAAAGCATTTGTTTAGTTGATGTGGATCGGGCAAGTGCGATCTTGAAACAATTGCAGAATTATGGTTTTGAAAATTCCGTTGATGATTTTGGAATCGGATTTTCGTCATTAAGCTATTTAATGAATCTGCCTATTTCTGAAATCAAGATTGCCCGAAACTTCATCAATAAAGTTGACGATAATAAAGGAAGAATTATCCTTCAGTCTATCATCCAATTAGCTAAAAATATGGGCTTACATACAGTGGTTGAAGGAGTTGAGACGCAGGAACAGTTGCAATTGATACATAAAATGGATTGTTCAACAGCCCAAGGTTTTTATTTTTATAAACCGATGCCAATTGAAAAAGTGGATGAATTAATAAAATAA
- a CDS encoding DUF1189 family protein, with the protein MVSHIQLFLDSLFQPKKLAAYRILSIGKVIQYVFILITIVTFFSFIQFMTGVSETAIQMKGLQQYVKDIQWLLYPFALFLLFFTSTVLLFVRISIYAAIGTIFIKLFKRRGEYRHMWRTTAFAITWSTLLSILFSFFSLSSGLATTINAIITIFLLILASFNYPKLEKTKF; encoded by the coding sequence ATGGTTTCGCATATACAATTGTTTTTAGACAGCCTATTTCAACCCAAAAAACTTGCGGCCTATCGGATACTATCCATTGGAAAAGTCATTCAATACGTTTTCATACTCATCACCATCGTGACGTTTTTTTCTTTTATTCAATTTATGACAGGAGTATCTGAAACAGCCATTCAAATGAAAGGTTTGCAACAATATGTGAAAGACATTCAATGGCTGCTTTATCCTTTCGCTCTTTTTTTATTGTTTTTTACATCGACCGTACTATTGTTTGTTCGAATTTCCATTTATGCAGCAATTGGCACAATCTTCATCAAATTATTTAAACGCCGCGGTGAATATCGGCATATGTGGAGAACAACCGCTTTTGCCATCACTTGGTCGACTCTACTTTCTATCCTCTTTTCCTTTTTCAGCCTTTCTAGCGGGCTAGCCACAACAATAAACGCAATCATTACTATTTTTCTATTAATTCTTGCATCCTTCAATTATCCAAAATTAGAAAAAACAAAGTTCTGA
- a CDS encoding c-type cytochrome: MRNNPIVPYILIMALGIALIFFLSLDGVEKQKEAAEGADGATTETADAEDGAALVQTCIGCHGQDLKGGMGPQIAGLDADRIVDVLENGIEGTPMTPGMKTGDEAKKIAEYISSLE, encoded by the coding sequence ATGAGAAACAACCCGATTGTTCCTTATATCCTCATTATGGCATTGGGTATCGCACTTATCTTCTTCTTGTCATTAGATGGTGTCGAAAAACAAAAAGAAGCTGCTGAAGGTGCAGATGGTGCAACAACTGAAACTGCAGATGCAGAAGATGGAGCAGCTTTAGTTCAAACTTGTATTGGATGCCATGGTCAAGACTTAAAAGGTGGCATGGGTCCTCAAATCGCTGGACTTGATGCGGATCGTATCGTGGATGTTCTTGAAAACGGTATCGAAGGAACTCCTATGACACCTGGAATGAAAACTGGCGACGAAGCGAAAAAAATTGCCGAATACATCAGTTCTTTAGAATAA
- a CDS encoding patatin-like phospholipase family protein: MEIDGVFSGGGVKAFAFIGALQVLSEKGYIFKRVAGTSAGSIVAAFIAAGYTVQEMEKALDELDTKSLLDAPRFSKTLPFMKWLNLYIRLGLYKGKALEKWLWKKLAEKNVYTFGDLPKDSLKVVVSDLTNGRMIVLPDELHLYGKDWREFSVAKALRMSCGIPFFFEPVKIHNGNGDSIFVDGGVLSNFPLWIYDNGKKVRPILGLKLSSHASEIPPHKIENGLHLFEALFKSMMNAHDNRYISRRHEKNIIFIPVEHYSATQFDLDEDAKEQLIQIGRTKAEHFLKYWRPIH; encoded by the coding sequence ATGGAAATAGATGGTGTTTTTTCAGGTGGTGGAGTAAAAGCTTTTGCCTTTATCGGTGCCCTTCAAGTATTGTCGGAAAAAGGATATATCTTTAAAAGGGTGGCTGGAACAAGCGCCGGTTCCATTGTAGCTGCTTTTATTGCAGCCGGGTATACAGTGCAGGAAATGGAGAAGGCATTGGACGAATTGGATACAAAATCGCTGCTCGATGCACCGAGGTTTTCGAAAACCCTTCCTTTCATGAAATGGTTGAATTTATATATACGCTTAGGATTGTATAAAGGAAAAGCTCTTGAAAAATGGCTGTGGAAAAAATTAGCAGAAAAAAATGTATATACCTTTGGGGATTTGCCAAAAGATTCCTTAAAAGTGGTTGTCTCAGATTTAACAAACGGCCGCATGATTGTACTGCCAGATGAGTTGCATTTGTATGGAAAAGATTGGAGAGAGTTTTCGGTTGCAAAAGCATTAAGAATGAGCTGCGGCATACCGTTTTTCTTTGAACCAGTAAAAATTCACAATGGGAATGGAGATTCCATCTTTGTCGACGGCGGAGTATTAAGCAATTTTCCATTGTGGATTTATGATAACGGGAAAAAGGTTCGGCCAATTTTAGGGTTAAAACTCAGCAGTCACGCTTCAGAAATTCCTCCTCATAAAATCGAGAATGGGCTGCATTTATTTGAGGCATTATTTAAGTCGATGATGAATGCCCATGATAATCGGTACATTTCAAGAAGGCATGAGAAAAATATTATTTTTATCCCAGTGGAGCATTATAGCGCTACGCAGTTTGATTTGGATGAAGATGCGAAAGAACAGTTGATTCAAATTGGCAGGACAAAGGCGGAACATTTTTTGAAATATTGGCGGCCGATTCATTAA
- a CDS encoding 23S rRNA methyltransferase — protein MKKVHFFVAIIISIILLSGCSNMKEAVSGIQTQAEKAKSGLTVDAFSLRETELEYNNETFTVEDLFKTILRDVQWEYEKNENQDYLLVKGTWKEPLFDDLNLSEEEKKELSTTGKIYIRLVFEKNELIPSETTASMKLKEETLVDEKGEDILHYFYNLYLNVKSSN, from the coding sequence ATGAAGAAAGTCCATTTTTTTGTTGCCATTATTATTTCAATAATTCTATTATCCGGATGCAGCAATATGAAAGAGGCAGTTTCTGGCATACAAACACAAGCGGAAAAAGCGAAAAGCGGTTTGACGGTCGATGCTTTTTCTTTGCGTGAAACTGAACTTGAATATAACAATGAAACCTTTACTGTAGAGGATTTATTTAAAACCATTTTACGTGATGTCCAATGGGAATATGAAAAAAATGAAAATCAAGATTATCTGCTTGTAAAAGGGACATGGAAGGAACCTTTATTTGACGATTTAAATTTATCTGAAGAAGAAAAAAAGGAACTTTCAACGACTGGAAAAATTTATATTCGATTAGTTTTTGAAAAGAATGAACTCATTCCTAGTGAAACAACCGCATCGATGAAGTTGAAAGAAGAAACGTTAGTGGATGAAAAAGGAGAAGATATTCTACATTACTTTTACAATCTGTATTTGAATGTAAAATCGTCTAATTAA
- the rpoD gene encoding RNA polymerase sigma factor RpoD, which produces MADNLSERSREILEKNLEEAKNFLRQKAKNDGISMEEISKKLEPFELEPDEIFHFAEELESQYDIRVEGKEEFEEEAIAKQEELEEEFDLNDLSVPPGVKINDPVRMYLKEIGRVDLLTAEEETELAKRIEQGDEEARKRLAEANLRLVVSIAKRYVGRGMLFLDLIQEGNMGLIKAVEKFDHRKGFKFSTYATWWIRQAITRAIADQARTIRIPVHMVETINKLVRVQRQLLQDLGREPTPEEIAEEMDLTPEKVREILKIAQEPVSLETPIGEEDDSHLGDFIEDHDAQSPADHAAYELLKEQLEDVLDTLTDREENVLRLRFGLDDGRTRTLEEVGKVFGVTRERIRQIEAKALRKLRHPSRSKRLKDFLE; this is translated from the coding sequence ATGGCGGACAATTTGTCAGAACGTTCAAGAGAAATTTTAGAAAAAAATTTGGAAGAGGCGAAAAATTTTCTTCGACAAAAAGCAAAAAATGATGGAATTTCCATGGAGGAAATTTCTAAAAAGCTAGAACCATTTGAATTAGAACCTGATGAGATCTTTCACTTTGCAGAAGAATTAGAAAGCCAATATGATATTCGAGTGGAAGGAAAAGAAGAGTTCGAAGAAGAAGCGATCGCGAAACAAGAAGAATTGGAAGAAGAATTTGATTTAAATGATTTAAGCGTTCCTCCTGGTGTGAAAATTAACGACCCTGTTCGAATGTATTTAAAAGAAATTGGACGTGTCGACTTATTAACTGCAGAAGAAGAAACGGAATTAGCAAAGCGTATTGAGCAAGGTGATGAAGAAGCTCGAAAAAGACTTGCAGAAGCAAACTTGCGATTAGTAGTATCTATCGCAAAACGATACGTGGGTCGCGGAATGCTGTTCTTGGATTTAATTCAAGAAGGAAATATGGGGTTAATTAAAGCGGTTGAAAAATTCGACCACCGCAAAGGATTTAAATTTTCTACGTATGCTACTTGGTGGATTCGACAAGCCATTACCCGTGCCATAGCTGATCAAGCGAGAACAATCCGCATTCCAGTTCATATGGTAGAAACAATCAATAAATTAGTACGTGTTCAACGTCAATTATTGCAAGACTTAGGCCGCGAACCAACACCAGAAGAAATTGCAGAAGAAATGGATTTAACGCCTGAGAAAGTTCGGGAAATCCTAAAAATTGCTCAAGAACCGGTATCTCTTGAAACACCAATTGGTGAAGAAGACGATTCCCATTTAGGTGATTTCATTGAAGACCATGATGCGCAATCACCAGCGGATCACGCAGCTTACGAATTATTAAAAGAACAGCTTGAAGATGTATTAGATACATTAACGGACCGTGAAGAAAACGTGCTTCGCCTTCGTTTCGGATTAGATGATGGCCGTACGCGCACCCTTGAAGAAGTCGGCAAAGTTTTCGGTGTAACCCGTGAACGTATTCGCCAAATTGAGGCAAAAGCTTTAAGAAAATTGCGCCATCCATCTCGAAGCAAACGTTTAAAAGACTTCTTGGAATAA
- a CDS encoding DUF456 domain-containing protein, whose translation MEFLAWLLIIACFIIAFIGLIYPIIPSVLFLLLGFILYGLFFSFTELSLGFWLIEILFVILLFLADTIANLISVKKFGGTKAGLWGSTIGLLIGPFVIPFLGILIGPFLGAVIGEFIVARSNIYQAFRAGIGSLVGFLTSVATKCVLQLVMIVIFIVAIV comes from the coding sequence TTGGAATTTCTTGCTTGGTTGTTAATTATCGCTTGTTTTATCATCGCCTTTATCGGTTTAATATACCCGATTATTCCGTCAGTGCTGTTTTTATTGCTGGGTTTTATCCTTTATGGATTGTTTTTTTCCTTTACCGAACTTTCCTTGGGGTTTTGGCTGATTGAAATCCTGTTTGTCATTCTTTTGTTTTTGGCGGATACAATCGCGAATTTGATTAGTGTGAAAAAATTTGGCGGAACAAAAGCAGGCCTTTGGGGAAGTACGATTGGGCTTTTGATAGGCCCGTTTGTCATTCCATTTTTGGGCATACTGATAGGCCCTTTTTTAGGGGCAGTGATTGGGGAATTTATTGTTGCCCGTTCGAACATTTATCAGGCATTCCGGGCGGGCATCGGTTCCCTTGTCGGTTTTTTAACTTCTGTAGCAACGAAATGTGTTCTTCAATTGGTGATGATTGTGATTTTTATCGTCGCCATCGTATAA
- a CDS encoding tRNA (adenine(22)-N(1))-methyltransferase, which produces MNAQNLSKRLETVASFVPKGAIVADIGSDHAYLPCYLVHKGIVQKAVAGEVVDGPYQSALKKVKEEGLEDHITVRLADGLEAIGESDGVDTITIAGMGGSLIVSILEKNPEKLESVHRLILQPNIHAKFIRKWALAHQWEIIDEAIVEEDAKIYEILVLERGQMELTEAEILMGKHLLREKSDVFLKKWNNEVKHWKKVLQSLEKAESTPEIIAKREELLHHIALVEEVIQS; this is translated from the coding sequence ATGAATGCACAAAATCTTTCCAAACGACTTGAAACAGTAGCTTCCTTTGTGCCAAAAGGAGCAATTGTGGCAGATATCGGTTCTGACCATGCCTATTTGCCATGTTATTTAGTCCATAAAGGGATTGTACAAAAAGCTGTTGCCGGTGAAGTTGTGGACGGGCCTTATCAATCGGCTTTAAAGAAAGTGAAAGAAGAAGGATTAGAAGATCACATTACGGTGAGGCTAGCGGACGGGCTAGAAGCTATTGGAGAAAGCGATGGGGTGGATACCATTACCATTGCCGGAATGGGGGGCTCATTAATCGTCTCCATTCTCGAAAAAAATCCTGAAAAACTGGAGTCTGTTCACCGGCTAATTTTGCAGCCAAACATACACGCCAAATTCATCCGCAAATGGGCGCTCGCTCACCAATGGGAAATCATTGACGAAGCCATTGTCGAAGAAGATGCAAAGATTTATGAAATTCTCGTTTTAGAGCGAGGACAAATGGAATTAACGGAAGCGGAAATATTAATGGGCAAACATCTATTGCGAGAGAAATCGGATGTATTTTTAAAAAAATGGAACAATGAGGTGAAGCATTGGAAAAAAGTGCTTCAATCGCTGGAAAAAGCGGAATCAACGCCGGAGATTATAGCGAAGCGGGAAGAATTGCTTCATCACATTGCACTAGTGGAGGAGGTCATCCAATCATGA
- the ispG gene encoding flavodoxin-dependent (E)-4-hydroxy-3-methylbut-2-enyl-diphosphate synthase, whose amino-acid sequence MSEIIHRTKTRPVRVGNLTIGGNNEVIVQSMCTTKTHDVEATVAEILRLEEAGCQIVRVAVPDERAAAAIPEIKKRIHIPLVADIHFNYKLALMAIENGIDKVRINPGNIGRREKVEAVVKAAKERGVPIRIGVNAGSLERHILEKYGYPTADGMVESALHHIKILEDLDFHDIIVSMKASDVNLAIEAYEKAARTFDYPLHLGITESGTLFSGTVKSAAGLGALLSRGIGNTIRISLSADPVEEVKVARELLKAFGLASNMATLVSCPTCGRIEIDLISIANEIEEYISKLNVPLKVAVLGCAVNGPGEAREADIGIAGARGEGLLFMKGKTVRKVPEETMVEELKKEIDKLAAEKLAEREQQQI is encoded by the coding sequence ATGAGTGAAATTATTCATCGTACAAAAACACGTCCTGTACGTGTTGGGAATTTAACTATCGGTGGAAACAATGAAGTCATCGTTCAAAGTATGTGTACAACGAAAACCCATGATGTAGAAGCAACGGTCGCTGAAATTTTGCGGCTTGAAGAAGCAGGATGCCAAATTGTGCGCGTTGCTGTTCCAGATGAACGGGCAGCAGCAGCCATTCCAGAAATTAAAAAACGCATCCATATCCCATTAGTAGCGGATATTCATTTTAACTATAAACTTGCATTAATGGCAATAGAAAACGGCATCGATAAAGTGCGCATCAACCCAGGAAATATCGGCCGCCGCGAAAAAGTAGAAGCCGTTGTCAAAGCGGCCAAAGAAAGAGGCGTGCCTATTCGGATTGGTGTCAATGCAGGTTCCCTTGAAAGACATATTCTAGAAAAATATGGCTATCCAACAGCAGATGGTATGGTCGAATCTGCTTTACATCATATAAAAATACTCGAAGATTTAGATTTCCATGATATCATCGTGTCCATGAAAGCTTCGGATGTCAACCTTGCCATTGAGGCTTATGAAAAAGCAGCCCGCACCTTCGATTATCCATTGCATCTAGGGATCACAGAATCAGGAACGCTCTTTTCCGGCACAGTAAAATCTGCAGCAGGTTTAGGAGCCCTTCTTTCAAGAGGCATTGGAAATACGATCCGCATTTCCCTTTCTGCTGACCCAGTAGAAGAAGTAAAAGTAGCAAGAGAATTATTAAAAGCCTTTGGTCTTGCATCCAATATGGCCACATTAGTTTCTTGCCCTACTTGCGGACGAATTGAAATCGATTTAATCTCAATTGCCAATGAAATTGAAGAATATATTTCCAAATTAAATGTTCCGCTCAAAGTCGCCGTGCTAGGATGTGCGGTAAACGGACCTGGCGAAGCAAGAGAAGCAGACATCGGAATTGCCGGAGCCCGTGGAGAAGGCCTTCTCTTTATGAAAGGAAAAACGGTGCGAAAAGTGCCTGAAGAAACAATGGTGGAAGAATTGAAAAAAGAAATCGACAAATTGGCAGCAGAAAAATTGGCTGAACGGGAACAACAGCAAATTTAA
- a CDS encoding superoxide dismutase, with product MAFELPKLPYAYDALEPHIDAQTMEIHHTKHHNTYVTNLNAAVEGTEFADKDLIELISNLDAVPADKQTAVRNNGGGHANHSLFWEILTPGGAKAPTGDLAAAIDAKFGSFDAFKDEFSKAAAGRFGSGWAWLVVDKNGELKVTSTPNQDSPYMEGETPILGLDVWEHAYYLKYQNRRPDYISAFWNVVNWDVVAEKYAAAKK from the coding sequence ATGGCATTTGAATTACCAAAATTACCTTATGCATATGACGCATTAGAACCTCATATTGACGCACAAACAATGGAAATTCACCATACGAAACACCACAATACGTATGTGACAAACTTAAATGCTGCTGTTGAAGGCACAGAATTCGCAGATAAAGATTTAATTGAATTAATCTCAAATCTTGATGCAGTGCCTGCAGATAAACAAACTGCTGTACGCAACAACGGCGGCGGACATGCCAACCACTCTTTGTTCTGGGAAATTTTAACTCCTGGTGGTGCAAAAGCTCCTACAGGTGATTTAGCAGCTGCGATCGATGCAAAATTCGGCAGCTTTGATGCATTTAAAGATGAATTCTCTAAAGCTGCTGCTGGCCGCTTCGGTTCAGGTTGGGCTTGGCTTGTAGTAGATAAAAACGGCGAGTTAAAAGTTACTTCTACACCAAACCAAGATTCTCCATACATGGAAGGCGAAACACCAATCCTTGGTTTAGACGTTTGGGAGCATGCTTATTACTTAAAATATCAAAACCGTCGTCCTGATTACATCTCTGCATTCTGGAATGTAGTAAACTGGGACGTTGTAGCTGAAAAATACGCAGCTGCGAAAAAATAA
- a CDS encoding alpha/beta hydrolase, with protein sequence MESVFTFKHIEPKEKSQKSPAIFLFHGLGSNEEDLLQIIGDLKDVCHVFSLRGPITHDPGYAFYTFEEEGKPTQAIFDKVVAVIRDFILKAIEEYHLDPEKIFVAGFNQGAAIAQTLCVVMGNQIKACASLSGFLPNFVKEQYFKQNMRGTRIFISHGEYDFDYPIFWSEESKAFFEDYGATVVYKTYPVGHGVSPENMRDFIDFIMEDVHEKS encoded by the coding sequence ATGGAATCAGTGTTTACTTTTAAACATATAGAACCAAAGGAAAAAAGCCAAAAAAGTCCTGCCATTTTTTTGTTTCATGGACTTGGAAGCAACGAGGAAGATTTGCTGCAAATTATTGGGGATTTGAAAGATGTTTGCCATGTATTTAGTTTAAGAGGACCTATTACCCATGATCCGGGTTATGCCTTTTATACTTTTGAAGAGGAAGGAAAGCCTACACAAGCTATTTTTGACAAAGTGGTCGCTGTGATAAGAGATTTCATTTTGAAAGCGATCGAAGAATATCATTTAGATCCGGAGAAAATTTTTGTTGCGGGCTTTAACCAAGGAGCAGCCATTGCCCAAACATTATGTGTGGTTATGGGCAATCAAATAAAAGCATGTGCTTCATTGTCAGGATTCTTGCCGAATTTTGTGAAGGAGCAATATTTTAAACAGAACATGAGGGGAACTAGAATTTTTATTTCCCATGGGGAATATGATTTCGATTATCCGATTTTCTGGAGTGAAGAAAGCAAAGCGTTTTTTGAAGATTATGGAGCAACAGTCGTTTACAAAACATATCCCGTTGGCCACGGAGTTTCCCCTGAAAATATGCGTGATTTTATTGATTTTATTATGGAAGATGTCCATGAAAAAAGCTGA